The following is a genomic window from Serratia ficaria.
TTTCACCGTGGAACAGGCGCAAACCCTGGAAGCGCTCTGCCGGCAGCACAACAAAATCCTGGGCGTGACTTACGGCTATGCCGGGCATCAGCTGATCCTGCAGGCCCGGCAGATGATCGCCGAAGGTCGGTTGGGGGATATCCGCATCGTCAATATGCAGTTTTCCCACGGTTTTCACGCCGAGCCGGTGGAGCTGGAGAACCCCAGCACCCGCTGGCGGGTGGATCCGCATTTTGTCGGCCCCAGCTACGTGCTGGGCGATCTGGCTACCCATACGCTGTTTCTGGCGGAGACCATGGCGCCGCAGCTCAACATCCGGCGGCTGATGTGCGCCCGGCAGAGCTTTGTGAAATCGCGCGCGCCGCTGGAAGACAACGCTTACGTGCTGATGGAGTACGACAACGGCGCCGTGGGGTCGCTGTGGTGTTCCGCGGTCAACTGCGGCTCGATGCACGGGCAGAAAATACGGATCGTCGGCTCGAAGGCCAGCCTGGAATGGTGGGACGAACAGCCCAACCAGCTGCGCTTTGAAGTGCAGGGTGAACCGGTGAGGATCCTGGAGCGCGGCATGTTTTACCTCGATCCGGCGGCATTGGCCGACGACCGCATCGGCGGCGGACATCCGGAGGGGCTGTTCGAGGCCTGGTCGAATCTGTATCGGCGCTTTGCGCTGGCGATGGACGCCACCGACAGGCGGGATGCGGCTTTCCTGGCGGACTTCTGGTACCCCGACGTGCACGCCGGCACCCTGGGCGTGCGCTGGGTGGAAAACTGCGTGCGCTCAGCCGATGCCGGCGCCGGCTGGGTGACGTTCGGCTGAGCGGCGCCGGAGCCCGGCTTTGTCTCCTTAATAAGTCAGAGGGTTTCTGTTAAGTTAACCGCTGACGTCATCAAAAAGGAGAGCAGGATGTTAGAGCAATATTACCCGAGCAATATGGGCTCCAAACCGGTCACGGACGAGCAGCATAAGAGGCTGGTGGCGGTGCAGGCGGCGCTGGAGTTGATCAAGGCCACCTTGTCCGACACCAACGACGGCAACGGGGTGGATTTCCAGCTGAAGGCGGCGGAGAAACACATTGGCCCGATGGCCGACGCCATTCAGGAAGCATTGAAGTAACCCTTTATCCTGGTGAAAAACCGCCCGCGGGCGGTTTTTTTGTGTCTTCGCGTCGGCAAGATTCGGATTGTTTGTATAGTGACGCCGAAGAAAAGTTGGCAGAATCCCCAGGATTATCTTAGGGAATGGCGTGAGGAGACTGTCGATGAGGGATGTGCATATCGCACCGTTAAACGGCTGCGTGCGGCTGGCGTACCCGGGCGAAGTGGTGCTGGAGTTTCCCGATACCCTGTCGTTTGGCCCGCTGTATGCGCTGGACGACGATCGGGCGTTGGCGCAGCGCCTCCGCTGGCTGCAGCAGATGTACCAATCTGTCCACGCGCCGGAATGGCACGACGGCGAACAGATGTCGGCGCGCATCGTTCAGCTTCGGCAGCAGCTGGCCAGGCTGACCGGGCAGGTGACCCTGTGGCTCGGCGACAACGCCGACGAGCAGCTGATGCTGCGCGCGCTGATGCCGCTGCTGGCCGAGCGCCGGGTGTTCGTGGTGAACGTCAGCGAATTGGCCGGCCGGGACGCCACCGGCTGGTGCTCGGTGGAAATGCTGGAGCCGCTGTGGATCCGCCGCCGCGAGCTGTCCGCGGCGGAAAAGAGCGCGCTGATCGCCGACTGGCGGCGTTTGCTGGCGGAAAATGCGCCGGTGCGCATTTTTGCCCAGGAAAAGCTGCAGGGCAAAGCGCAGGATTTTCACGACTCGCTGCTGCTGGCGCATTGCCCGGCCGATTATACCCAGGGTTCGCGGGTGATCGGCGCCGCGATGGTCAATTCCCCCTATCCGGTCGGCGATACCTTGCTCAATTTCCGTCTGTATGCGCTGATCGCGCAAGGGACGCTGCAGGCGCAGAGCGCCGGTCTTAACATGAACCGGATACAGGTTAAACTGCGCTAGCGCCCAACCCGCCGCGTTTTTTTTCGTTTGCCGCCCGCCGGTGGGTTCCCTAAAAAAGCCGATTATGTCTATAATGCCGCATCGACTGTATAAATAAACAGGGGTGCGTAATGAGCCTGTCGTTGAAGGGTGAGAAAATCGACCGTAACCGTTTTACCGGCGAGAAGGTCGAAAACGGCAACTTTATTAACTGCGATTTTTCGGGCGCCGATCTGACCGGCAGCGAGTTTATCGGCTGCCGGTTTTACGATCGCGAAAGCGGGCTGGGCGCCAATTTCAGCCGCGCGTTGCTGAAGGACGCCAGCTTTAAAAGCTGCGATCTGTCGATGGCCGATTTCAGAAACGCCAGCGCGCTGGGCCTCGAAATCCGCGAGTGCCGGGCGCAGGGCGCTGATTTTCGCGGCGCCAGCTTTATGAATATGATCACCAGCCGCACCTGGTTTTGCAGCGCCTATATCACCAAAAGCAATCTGAGCTACGCCAATTTCTCCAAGGTGGTGCTGGAGAAGTGCGAGCTGTGGGAAAACCGTT
Proteins encoded in this region:
- a CDS encoding DUF3658 domain-containing protein; the protein is MRDVHIAPLNGCVRLAYPGEVVLEFPDTLSFGPLYALDDDRALAQRLRWLQQMYQSVHAPEWHDGEQMSARIVQLRQQLARLTGQVTLWLGDNADEQLMLRALMPLLAERRVFVVNVSELAGRDATGWCSVEMLEPLWIRRRELSAAEKSALIADWRRLLAENAPVRIFAQEKLQGKAQDFHDSLLLAHCPADYTQGSRVIGAAMVNSPYPVGDTLLNFRLYALIAQGTLQAQSAGLNMNRIQVKLR
- a CDS encoding Qnr family pentapeptide repeat protein, encoding MSLSLKGEKIDRNRFTGEKVENGNFINCDFSGADLTGSEFIGCRFYDRESGLGANFSRALLKDASFKSCDLSMADFRNASALGLEIRECRAQGADFRGASFMNMITSRTWFCSAYITKSNLSYANFSKVVLEKCELWENRWNGAQILGASFSGSDMSGGEFSGFDWRAANVTHCDLSNAELGELDLRHTDLQGVKLDSYQAAQLMERLGIAIIG
- a CDS encoding Gfo/Idh/MocA family protein codes for the protein MINGSKPLARSLRWGMVGGGGTSQIGYIHRSAALRDGTFTLAAGAFDIDAQRGRRFGQSLGVAADRCYADYAALFREEAARPDGIEAVSIATPNNTHYAICRAALEAGLHVVCEKPLCFTVEQAQTLEALCRQHNKILGVTYGYAGHQLILQARQMIAEGRLGDIRIVNMQFSHGFHAEPVELENPSTRWRVDPHFVGPSYVLGDLATHTLFLAETMAPQLNIRRLMCARQSFVKSRAPLEDNAYVLMEYDNGAVGSLWCSAVNCGSMHGQKIRIVGSKASLEWWDEQPNQLRFEVQGEPVRILERGMFYLDPAALADDRIGGGHPEGLFEAWSNLYRRFALAMDATDRRDAAFLADFWYPDVHAGTLGVRWVENCVRSADAGAGWVTFG